The Polynucleobacter sp. MWH-UH2A DNA segment GACCCTATTTGAGGTAGGTGAGATGGTCCGCGTCAAGGAAGGTCCGTTTACAGACTTTAACGGCAACGTTGAAGAAGTGAACTATGAGAAGTCAAGATTGCGCGTTTCTGTTACAATTTTTGGCCGCGGCACCCCAGTTGAGCTGGAGTTTGGCCAAGTAGAAAAGATGTAAAAACAAGGACTTAGTCCTGTTTTGCGGTGCAGCAAAAGTAGTAAAAGTCGTTTTTTGTTTTTAAGTGGTTATTTAGATTTTGTAATTAACCGAGGAGCCGAGCTAGAAAGCCAAAAACTAGCGAAGCGTTAACTCAACAGCGGTCTTTCCTAATGAGGTTAGGCGCGCTTTAAGGAGCAACACATGGCAAAGAAGATTGTTGGCTTTATTAAGCTGCAGATTCCTGCAGGTAAAGCAAATCCATCACCACCCGTAGGTCCAGCATTGGGTCAACGCGGCCTCAACATTATGGAATTCTGTAAGGCGTTTAATGCTCAAACTCAGAGCATGGAGCCTGGCTTGCCAATTCCAGTTGTGATTACAGCGTTCGCTGATAAGAGCTTCACATTCATCATGAAGACTCCTCCAGCAACCATCATGATTAAGAAGGCTGCAAAGATCGAAAAAGGATCACCACGTCCTCATACCGATAAGGTAGGAAAAATTACTCGTGCTCAAGCGGAAGAAATCGCTAAAGCAAAAATGCCAGATTTGACAGCGGCCGATATGGATGCAGCTGTTAGAACTATCGCTGGTAGCGCCCGTTCCATGGGCATCACTGTGGAAGGCATCTAATCATGACTAAGTTATCTAAACGCGTTAAAGCAATTCAATCTAAAGTTGATCGCAACAAGTTCTATCCATTAGAAGATGCATTGAACCTCGTTAAAGAGTGTGCAACTGCAAAGTTTGATGAGTCTATCGACGTTGCTGTTCAGTTGGGCATTGATGCCAAGAAATCTGACCAAGTTGTGCGTGGCGCAGTAGTGCTCCCAGCTGGTACAGGCAAGCATGTTCGTGTTGCTGTTTTTGCACAAGGTGAGAAGGCTGAGCAAGCCAAAGCTGCTGGAGCAGAAATTGTTGGCATGGAAGATCTTGCCGATCAAATTAAAGCCGGCAAAATTGATTTTGATGTGTTGATCGCATCTCCAGACACAATGAAAATTGTTGGTACTTTAGGTCAAGTATTGGGCCCACGTGGTTTGATGCCAAATCCGAAAGTTGGAACTGTTACCCCTGATGTTGCTACTGCAGTTAAGAATGCAAAAGCGGGTCAAGTTCAGTTCCGTGTGGACAAAGCCGGTATCGTGCATGCAAGCATTGGCCGTCGTTCATTCGAGCCAGCTGCATTGAAATCCAATTTGCTCGCATTGCTTGAGGCTTTGAATAAAGCAAAACCTCCTGCATCTAAGGGAATTTATTTAAAGAAGGTTGCCGTAAGCAGCACCATGGGTGCAGGCGTACGTGTAGACCAAGCATCGTTACAGGCAGCAGCTTAATTAGCCTGTAACAAAAAAGAACTTTGGGTCGACTCCCGCTTTTTGAGTGAGAGTCGAACATCAAAGACCGTTGGTGAATTAGTTGCTAGTAAAGAGTTAATTCTTAATTGTTACGAAAGTAACGACCAGCGCAGATGGCGACCCTGAAAAGATTTTCACAAGAACCTTTGTGAACAAATAATCAGACGCTGGTGTGTAACCCCAACTGGAAACAGTTGGTTTTTATGGAGTTAAACCGTGCCTTTGAATGTACAAGACAAAAAAGCGATTGTTGCTGATGTCGGCGCTCAATTGGCTGGAGCCCAAACTGTCGTTCTCGCTGAATACCGTGGTATTCCAGTTGAGCAATTGACAAAGCTACGTGCTAGCGCACGTGACCAAGGTGTATATCTTCGCGTCTTGAAGAACACATTGGCGCGCCGTGCTGCACAAGGCACACAGTTTGAGCCTCTTGCTGATTCGATGGTTGGCCCCTTGATTTACGGCATTTCTGCTGATCCGATTGCTTCGGCAAAAGTATTGCAGAGCTTTGCTAAGACTCAAGATTTGCTAGTCATTAAAGCTGGCCTATACAACGGTAAGTTGTTGGATGTTGCAGGTGTTAAAGCCCTCGCGACAATTCCAAGCCGTGAAGAGTTGTTATCAACGTTGTTGGGTGTGATGTTGGCCCCAGTTTCTGCGATGGCTCGTGTATTGGGCGCAGTGGCAACGCAAAAAGCAGCTGGAGCACCCGCTCCGGTAGCCGAAGCGGCAGCCCCTGCAGAAGCAGCGGCCCCAGTAGCAGAAGCTGCGCCAGCCGCAGAGCCTGCAGCTGAACCAGCAGCCCCAGAAGCTACAGCAGCAAACGAAACCCCTGCCGCTGAATAAGCGACAAATTAACTATTTAAGTATTAGGAGCTAAAAATGGCGATTACTAAAGAAGAAATCATTGAAGCAGTAGGTAGCATGTCCGTTATGGATTTGAACGACTTGGTTAAAGCGTTCGAAGAGAAATTTGGTGTATCAGCTGCAGCGATGGCTGTTGCTGGTCCTGCAGGTGCTGGCGGTGGTGATGCTGGTGGCGCAGAGCAAACTGAATTCACAGTAAACCTCGTTGAAGCTGGTGCAAACAAAGTTTCAGTAATTAAAGCAGTTCGCGAAATTACTGGACTTGGTTTGAAAGAAGCTAAAGATTTGGTTGACGGTGCACCGAAGCCAATCAAAGAAGGCGTTGATAAGAAGACTGCTGAAGAAGCCAAGAAGAAGCTTGAAGAAGCTGGCGCTAAGGCAGAACTCAAGTAATACAAACTCAGCTGGCGCCTCTCACAAAGGGGCGTTAGCCATGTTGGGTTTGACCTTTAGAGGTCAAACCCGATTTCATTTCTGATTGAAATCGGGTTTGCCTTCTGATACGACTGCAGAATGCAAGTTTGGTCGGACACTAGATCTAAGTGATGTAGTGTTGTCCGCCAGTGATTGGTAGTGGCCAATCGCCAAATCTTTGTACAGTCGCTGAATTCGGAGATGAAATGAACTATAGCTTCACCGAACGCAAGCGAGTCCGTAAAAGCTTTGCTAAGCGAGTAAACAACCATCAGGTTCCTTACCTGATCGCAACGCAGCTGGAGTCCTACGCTAAATTTTTACAGGCTGATAAGCCGGCAATGTCTCGTCTTACTGAGGGACTTCAAGCCGCCTTTACATCAGCATTCCCAATTGTGTCTAACAACGGCTATGCGCGTATGGAATACGTGTCTTACCAGTTGTCACAGCCACCGTTTGACGTTAAAGAATGTCAACAACGTGGTTACACATATCACTCTGCCTTACGCGCAAAAGTTCGCTTGATTATTTATGATCGCGAAGCGCCTACTAAGGTGAAAGAAGTAAAAGAGAGCGAAGTCTACATGGGTGAAATTCCACTCATGACAGAAAACGGCTCTTTTGTGATTAACGGTACTGAGCGCGTAATCGTTTCTCAGTTGCACCGTTCCCCAGGCGTGTTCTTTGAACACGATAAGGGTAAAACACATAGCTCTGGTAAGTTGCTGTTCTCAGCACGCATCATTCCTTACCGTGGTTCATGGCTCGATTTCGAGTTTGATCCAAAAGATATTCTGTATTTCCGTGTTGACCGTCGTCGTAAGATGCCAGTCACCATTTTGCTTAAGGCAATTGGTCTAAATAACGAGCAGATTCTTGCAAACTTCTTCAACTTTGATCATTTCTCATTGACTGCCAACGGTGCATCAATGGAATTTGTTCCAGAGCGTTTGCGCGGTCAGTTGGCAAGCTTTGATGTGGTTGATAAGAATGGCGTTGTTGTCATTCAAAAAGACAAGCGCATCAATGCAAAGCACATTCGTGAACTCGAAGCTGCTAAGACAAAGACAATCGCTGTACCAGATGACTATTTAGTTGGTCGTGTGGTTGCACGCAATATTGTTGATCCAGATTCTGGTGAAATCTTGGCTTACGCTAATGATGAAATCACTGAAGAGTTGTTGGCGACATTGCGCGATGCCGGTATCAAGCAATTAGAAACAATCTATACCAATGATTTGGATTCTGGTGCGTACATTTCTCAGACATTGCGTACTGATGAAACTGCTGATCAAACAGCTGCTCGTATCGCCATCTACCGTATGATGCGTCCTGGTGAGCCTCCAACAGAAGATGCTGTTGAAGCCTTGTTCCAGCGCTTGTTCTATAGCGAAGACACATACGATTTATCTCGAGTTGGCCGCATGAAGGTTAATAGCCGTCTTGGTCGTGCCGAGATGGAGGGTCCAATGGTCTTGTCGAACGAAGATATTCTCGACACCATTAAATCCCTCGTAGATTTACGTAACGGCAAAGGCGAAGTAGACGATATCGATCACTTAGGTAATCGTCGTGTACGTTGCGTTGGCGAATTGGCTGAAAACCAATTCCGCGCTGGTTTGTCACGTGTAGAGCGTGCGGTTAAAGAACGTCTCGGCCAAGCCGAAACAGAAAACCTCATGCCGCATGATTTGATTAACAGCAAACCAATCTCTTCTGCGATTCGTGAGTTCTTCGGTTCTTCACAGTTGTCCCA contains these protein-coding regions:
- the rplA gene encoding 50S ribosomal protein L1 — protein: MTKLSKRVKAIQSKVDRNKFYPLEDALNLVKECATAKFDESIDVAVQLGIDAKKSDQVVRGAVVLPAGTGKHVRVAVFAQGEKAEQAKAAGAEIVGMEDLADQIKAGKIDFDVLIASPDTMKIVGTLGQVLGPRGLMPNPKVGTVTPDVATAVKNAKAGQVQFRVDKAGIVHASIGRRSFEPAALKSNLLALLEALNKAKPPASKGIYLKKVAVSSTMGAGVRVDQASLQAAA
- the rplL gene encoding 50S ribosomal protein L7/L12, which gives rise to MAITKEEIIEAVGSMSVMDLNDLVKAFEEKFGVSAAAMAVAGPAGAGGGDAGGAEQTEFTVNLVEAGANKVSVIKAVREITGLGLKEAKDLVDGAPKPIKEGVDKKTAEEAKKKLEEAGAKAELK
- the rplK gene encoding 50S ribosomal protein L11, with product MAKKIVGFIKLQIPAGKANPSPPVGPALGQRGLNIMEFCKAFNAQTQSMEPGLPIPVVITAFADKSFTFIMKTPPATIMIKKAAKIEKGSPRPHTDKVGKITRAQAEEIAKAKMPDLTAADMDAAVRTIAGSARSMGITVEGI